One Acidobacteriota bacterium DNA segment encodes these proteins:
- a CDS encoding sigma-70 family RNA polymerase sigma factor — MTDPPPGAVTLWLQRWRDGERDALEHVVPLVYDELRQAARRQISRESPGHTLSATALVHEVYLRLLQRRQIVGDDRHAFLAVATQTMRRILVEHARRRKRLKRGGDQMVAPLADGDDVALVPEGEVDELLALDTALTELARLDDRAARVVELRIFAGLTLEETATALDLSTKTVQRSWTTALAWLRKEVAGGIAR, encoded by the coding sequence ATGACCGATCCGCCTCCCGGCGCCGTGACCCTGTGGCTGCAGCGCTGGCGCGACGGCGAGCGCGACGCGCTCGAGCACGTCGTGCCGCTCGTCTACGACGAGCTGCGCCAGGCGGCGCGCCGGCAGATCAGCCGCGAGTCGCCGGGCCACACGCTCTCGGCCACCGCGCTCGTGCACGAGGTCTACCTGCGGCTCCTGCAGCGGCGGCAGATCGTCGGCGACGACCGTCACGCCTTTCTCGCCGTCGCGACGCAGACGATGCGCCGCATCCTCGTCGAGCACGCACGCCGGCGCAAGCGCCTCAAGCGCGGCGGCGACCAGATGGTGGCGCCGCTCGCGGACGGCGATGACGTGGCGCTCGTGCCAGAGGGCGAGGTCGACGAGCTGCTCGCGCTCGACACCGCGCTGACCGAGCTCGCGCGCCTCGACGACCGCGCCGCGCGTGTCGTCGAGCTCCGCATCTTCGCAGGTCTGACGCTCGAAGAGACCGCCACCGCGCTCGACCTGTCGACGAAGACCGTGCAGCGGTCGTGGACGACCGCGCTGGCGTGGCTGCGGAAGGAGGTCGCGGGCGGCATCGCGCGATGA
- a CDS encoding PEP-CTERM sorting domain-containing protein: MRLRHRNLSARTAILPVTAFVLMTAAPADATILTFDQTRAVSGGPVVPTFGGASVPDGYGDRVTGASVDVPGGVFTYGEAGEGFTPNVVADFFSGSASPVGPGVSLWEDGYGDLLNVLFVNNNSGFLGVRLTADAGFSVGLYGFDLAGWPNADYVIDAVRVFGGTTLLFEQTTVLVEGNFTGPRHTAFAFAAPLVASELLIEIAFGNLPGSQHDNIGIDNIRFGQSPPPAPPDDPPAAVPEPGTLALVALAIVGRGLCRRRISSALSRAPVQPER, encoded by the coding sequence GACGCGACCATTCTCACCTTCGACCAGACCCGCGCCGTCTCTGGCGGCCCGGTCGTGCCGACCTTCGGTGGCGCCAGCGTGCCCGACGGGTACGGCGACCGTGTCACGGGCGCTTCCGTCGACGTCCCCGGCGGTGTCTTCACCTACGGCGAGGCCGGCGAGGGCTTCACCCCGAACGTCGTGGCGGACTTCTTCTCTGGCTCGGCCTCTCCAGTCGGTCCGGGGGTGAGCCTGTGGGAAGACGGTTACGGCGATCTCCTCAACGTGCTCTTCGTGAACAACAACTCGGGCTTCCTCGGCGTGCGCCTGACGGCCGATGCCGGCTTCAGCGTGGGCCTGTACGGCTTCGACCTCGCGGGCTGGCCGAATGCCGACTACGTCATCGACGCCGTGCGCGTGTTCGGAGGAACCACGCTGCTCTTCGAGCAGACCACCGTGCTCGTCGAGGGGAACTTCACCGGCCCGCGCCACACGGCGTTCGCGTTCGCGGCGCCGCTCGTCGCGAGCGAGCTGCTCATCGAGATCGCATTCGGCAACCTGCCGGGCAGCCAGCACGACAACATCGGCATCGACAACATCCGGTTCGGACAGAGCCCGCCGCCCGCGCCTCCGGACGATCCACCAGCCGCAGTGCCCGAACCCGGCACGCTCGCGCTCGTCGCCCTCGCGATCGTGGGTCGAGGGCTGTGCCGGCGGCGGATATCGAGCGCTCTGTCGCGTGCGCCAGTGCAACCGGAGCGCTGA